A single genomic interval of Pseudochaenichthys georgianus chromosome 3, fPseGeo1.2, whole genome shotgun sequence harbors:
- the tars3 gene encoding threonine--tRNA ligase 1, cytoplasmic isoform X1 produces MAECMAARLAAQEEQIRLLSGEISSLRDGLSQGLDAGVGAKVTPELESLRTENEKLRYRLLHLRRALKEELQKQEKGGGTPEKHTNKEQNNNKEKQNINNRAEKNTNKETNNRAEKKVVTVDTKSCDGNNKKEKKPDKGQAKGGVREQKSLPGFVAERLGLYEQLKRESDALLEERAKNSKPISVELPDGGKVEARAWVSTPYQLACNISQGLADNAVISRVNGELWDLDRPLEHDCSLEILRFDNEDAQAVYWHSSAHILGEAMENFYGGCLCYGPPIENGFYYDMFLDGQKGVSSTEFGDLESLCKAVVKEKQPFERLEISKETLLKMFKYNKFKCRILNEKVTTPTTTVYRCGPLIDLCRGPHVRHTGKIKAMKIYKNSSTYWEGRSDMETLQRIYGISFPDSKMLKEWERFQEEAKNRDHRKIGKDQELFFFHDLSPGSCFFLPRGAFIYNTLTEFIREEYWRRGFQEVASPNIFNSKLWETSGHWQHYSDNMFSFPVEDDIFALKPMNCPGHCLMFSHRPRSWRELPLRFADFGVLHRNELSGTLTGLTRVRRFQQDDAHIFCTMEQIESEMKGCLDFLRCVYNVFGFSFQLHLSTRPEKYLGDIAVWNQAEKQLENSLNDFGEPWKLNPGDGAFYGPKIDIKIKDAIGRYHQCATIQLDFQLPIRLNLTFVGTDGDDKARPVIIHRAILGSVERMIAILTENYAGKWPLWLSPRQVMVVPVNTSFEDYAKKVCEQFTEAGFMADADLDSGCLLNKKIRNAQLAQYNFILVVGEKEKMTNGVNVRTRDSKVHGELSVSEVLARLTLLKQSRCANAEEEF; encoded by the exons ATGGCGGAGTGCATGGCCGCACGTTTGGCTGCTCAGGAGGAGCAGATACGGCTCCTCTCGGGAGAAATATCCTCTCTTAGGGACGGACTGAGTCAGGGTCTGGATGCCGGTGTTGGTGCGAAGGTTACCCCGGAGCTGGAGAGCCTGAGGACGGAGAATGAGAAGCTCCGGTACCGGCTACTGCACCTCCGGAGGGCTCTGAAGGAGGAGCTGCAGAAACAAGAGAAGGGGGGGGGAACTCCGGAGAAACACACCAACAAGgagcaaaacaacaacaaggagAAGCAGAACATAAACAACCGGGctgagaaaaacaccaacaaggAGACTAACAACCGGGCTGAGAAAAAG GTGGTAACCGTGGATACCAAATCATGTGACGGGAACAACAAGAAGGAGAAGAAGCCGGACAAGGGTCAAGCAAAGGGAGGCGTAAGAGAG CAGAAGTCGTTGCCAGGATTCGTTGCAGAGCGCCTCGGTCTGTACGAGCAGCTGAAGAGGGAGAGTGATGCTCTGCTGGAGGAGAGAGCGAAGAACAGTAAACCAATCAGTGTGGAGCTGCCTGACGGAGGAAAGGTGGAGGCAAGAGCCTGGGTCAGCACCCCGTACCAGCTGGCCTGTAACATCAG CCAGGGCCTGGCCGACAACGCTGTGATTTCTCGTGTGAACGGAGAGCTTTGGGACCTGGACCGCCCGCTGGAGCACGACTGCTCTCTGGAGATCCTACGCTTCGACAACGAGGACGCTCAGGCT GTGTATTGGCACTCCAGTGCTCACATCCTGGGGGAGGCGATGGAGAACTTCTATGGAGGCTGTTTGTGTTACGGACCCCCCATTGAGAACGGTTTCTACTACGACATGTTCCTGGATGGACAGAA GGGAGTCTCCAGCACTGAGTTTGGGGACCTGGAGAGTTTGTGTAAGGCCGTGGTGAAGGAGAAACAGCCGTTTGAGAGGCTGGAAATCAGCAAGGAGACGCTGCTGAAGATGTTTAAG TACAACAAATTCAAGTGTCGCATTCTGAATGAGAAGGTCACCACCCCCACAACTACAGTGTACAG ATGTGGGCCCCTGATTGACCTGTGCAGAGGTCCTCATGTGAGACACACAGGCAAGATTAAAGCCATGAAGATCTACAAG AACTCCTCCACCTACTGGGAGGGCCGCTCCGACATGGAGACACTCCAGAGGATCTATGGGATTTCCTTCCCAGACTCAAAGATGCTGAAGGAGTGGGAACGCTTTCAGGAGGAGGCCAAGAACAGAGACCACCGCAAGATCGGAAAA GACCAGGAGCTGTTCTTCTTCCACGACCTCAGCCCTGGAAGCTGCTTCTTCCTGCCCAGAGGAGCGTTCATCTACAACACGCTGACCGAGTTCATCCGG GAAGAGTACTGGAGAAGAGGCTTCCAGGAAGTAGCCTCCCCCAACATCTTCAACAGTAAACTGTGGGAGACGTCTGGCCACTGGCAGCACTACAGCGACAACATGTTCTCCTTCCCCGTGGAGGACGACATCTTCGCACTGAAACCCATGAACTGCCCCGGGCACTG TCTGATGTTCAGCCACAGGCCTCGCTCGTGGAGGGAACTTCCTCTGAGGTTTGCAGATTTCGGGGTCCTCCACAGGAACGAGCTGTCGGGAACGCTGACCGGTTTAACCCGTGTGAGGCGCTTCCAGCAGGACGACGCTCACATCTTCTGCACCATGGAGCAG ATCGAGTCGGAGATGAAGGGCTGTCTGGATTTCCTCCGCTGCGTCTACAACGTGTTCGGATTCTCCTTCCAGCTGCACCTGTCCACGCGCCCAGAGAAATATCTGGGAGACATCGCCGTGTGGAACCAGGCGGAGAAG CAACTGGAGAACAGCCTGAATGACTTTGGGGAGCCATGGAAACTGAACCCTGGAGACGGAGCTTTTTATGGACCTAAG ATTGACATTAAGATCAAAGATGCGATTGGACGTTACCATCAGTGTGCGACCATTCAACTGGACTTCCAGCTGCCAATCCGCCTCAACCTGACCTTTGTGGG GACGGACGGAGACGATAAAGCCCGACCGGTCATCATCCATCGGGCCATCTTAGGCTCGGTGGAGCGGATGATCGCCATCCTCACTGAGAACTACGCAGGGAAATG gcCTCTGTGGCTCTCTCCTCGTCAGGTGATGGTCGTGCCCGTCAACACGTCCTTTGAGGATTACGCAAAGAAA GTGTGTGAGCAGTTTACAGAAGCTGGCTTCATGGCGGATGCTGACCTCGACTCCGGCTGTCTGCTGAACAAGAAGATCCGCAACGCTCAGCTGGCCCAGTATAACTTCATTCTAG TGGTCGGGGAGAAGGAGAAGATGACTAACGGCGTCAACGTGCGCACACGAGACAGCAAAGTCCACGGAGAGCTGTCGGTGTCCGAGGTGCTGGCCCGCCTGACCCTGCTCAAACAGAGCCGCTGTGCAAACGCCGAGGAGGAGTTCTGa
- the tars3 gene encoding threonine--tRNA ligase 1, cytoplasmic isoform X2, with translation MAECMAARLAAQEEQIRLLSGEISSLRDGLSQGLDAGVGAKVTPELESLRTENEKLRYRLLHLRRALKEELQKQEKGGGTPEKHTNKEQNNNKEKQNINNRAEKNTNKETNNRAEKKVVTVDTKSCDGNNKKEKKPDKGQAKGGVREKSLPGFVAERLGLYEQLKRESDALLEERAKNSKPISVELPDGGKVEARAWVSTPYQLACNISQGLADNAVISRVNGELWDLDRPLEHDCSLEILRFDNEDAQAVYWHSSAHILGEAMENFYGGCLCYGPPIENGFYYDMFLDGQKGVSSTEFGDLESLCKAVVKEKQPFERLEISKETLLKMFKYNKFKCRILNEKVTTPTTTVYRCGPLIDLCRGPHVRHTGKIKAMKIYKNSSTYWEGRSDMETLQRIYGISFPDSKMLKEWERFQEEAKNRDHRKIGKDQELFFFHDLSPGSCFFLPRGAFIYNTLTEFIREEYWRRGFQEVASPNIFNSKLWETSGHWQHYSDNMFSFPVEDDIFALKPMNCPGHCLMFSHRPRSWRELPLRFADFGVLHRNELSGTLTGLTRVRRFQQDDAHIFCTMEQIESEMKGCLDFLRCVYNVFGFSFQLHLSTRPEKYLGDIAVWNQAEKQLENSLNDFGEPWKLNPGDGAFYGPKIDIKIKDAIGRYHQCATIQLDFQLPIRLNLTFVGTDGDDKARPVIIHRAILGSVERMIAILTENYAGKWPLWLSPRQVMVVPVNTSFEDYAKKVCEQFTEAGFMADADLDSGCLLNKKIRNAQLAQYNFILVVGEKEKMTNGVNVRTRDSKVHGELSVSEVLARLTLLKQSRCANAEEEF, from the exons ATGGCGGAGTGCATGGCCGCACGTTTGGCTGCTCAGGAGGAGCAGATACGGCTCCTCTCGGGAGAAATATCCTCTCTTAGGGACGGACTGAGTCAGGGTCTGGATGCCGGTGTTGGTGCGAAGGTTACCCCGGAGCTGGAGAGCCTGAGGACGGAGAATGAGAAGCTCCGGTACCGGCTACTGCACCTCCGGAGGGCTCTGAAGGAGGAGCTGCAGAAACAAGAGAAGGGGGGGGGAACTCCGGAGAAACACACCAACAAGgagcaaaacaacaacaaggagAAGCAGAACATAAACAACCGGGctgagaaaaacaccaacaaggAGACTAACAACCGGGCTGAGAAAAAG GTGGTAACCGTGGATACCAAATCATGTGACGGGAACAACAAGAAGGAGAAGAAGCCGGACAAGGGTCAAGCAAAGGGAGGCGTAAGAGAG AAGTCGTTGCCAGGATTCGTTGCAGAGCGCCTCGGTCTGTACGAGCAGCTGAAGAGGGAGAGTGATGCTCTGCTGGAGGAGAGAGCGAAGAACAGTAAACCAATCAGTGTGGAGCTGCCTGACGGAGGAAAGGTGGAGGCAAGAGCCTGGGTCAGCACCCCGTACCAGCTGGCCTGTAACATCAG CCAGGGCCTGGCCGACAACGCTGTGATTTCTCGTGTGAACGGAGAGCTTTGGGACCTGGACCGCCCGCTGGAGCACGACTGCTCTCTGGAGATCCTACGCTTCGACAACGAGGACGCTCAGGCT GTGTATTGGCACTCCAGTGCTCACATCCTGGGGGAGGCGATGGAGAACTTCTATGGAGGCTGTTTGTGTTACGGACCCCCCATTGAGAACGGTTTCTACTACGACATGTTCCTGGATGGACAGAA GGGAGTCTCCAGCACTGAGTTTGGGGACCTGGAGAGTTTGTGTAAGGCCGTGGTGAAGGAGAAACAGCCGTTTGAGAGGCTGGAAATCAGCAAGGAGACGCTGCTGAAGATGTTTAAG TACAACAAATTCAAGTGTCGCATTCTGAATGAGAAGGTCACCACCCCCACAACTACAGTGTACAG ATGTGGGCCCCTGATTGACCTGTGCAGAGGTCCTCATGTGAGACACACAGGCAAGATTAAAGCCATGAAGATCTACAAG AACTCCTCCACCTACTGGGAGGGCCGCTCCGACATGGAGACACTCCAGAGGATCTATGGGATTTCCTTCCCAGACTCAAAGATGCTGAAGGAGTGGGAACGCTTTCAGGAGGAGGCCAAGAACAGAGACCACCGCAAGATCGGAAAA GACCAGGAGCTGTTCTTCTTCCACGACCTCAGCCCTGGAAGCTGCTTCTTCCTGCCCAGAGGAGCGTTCATCTACAACACGCTGACCGAGTTCATCCGG GAAGAGTACTGGAGAAGAGGCTTCCAGGAAGTAGCCTCCCCCAACATCTTCAACAGTAAACTGTGGGAGACGTCTGGCCACTGGCAGCACTACAGCGACAACATGTTCTCCTTCCCCGTGGAGGACGACATCTTCGCACTGAAACCCATGAACTGCCCCGGGCACTG TCTGATGTTCAGCCACAGGCCTCGCTCGTGGAGGGAACTTCCTCTGAGGTTTGCAGATTTCGGGGTCCTCCACAGGAACGAGCTGTCGGGAACGCTGACCGGTTTAACCCGTGTGAGGCGCTTCCAGCAGGACGACGCTCACATCTTCTGCACCATGGAGCAG ATCGAGTCGGAGATGAAGGGCTGTCTGGATTTCCTCCGCTGCGTCTACAACGTGTTCGGATTCTCCTTCCAGCTGCACCTGTCCACGCGCCCAGAGAAATATCTGGGAGACATCGCCGTGTGGAACCAGGCGGAGAAG CAACTGGAGAACAGCCTGAATGACTTTGGGGAGCCATGGAAACTGAACCCTGGAGACGGAGCTTTTTATGGACCTAAG ATTGACATTAAGATCAAAGATGCGATTGGACGTTACCATCAGTGTGCGACCATTCAACTGGACTTCCAGCTGCCAATCCGCCTCAACCTGACCTTTGTGGG GACGGACGGAGACGATAAAGCCCGACCGGTCATCATCCATCGGGCCATCTTAGGCTCGGTGGAGCGGATGATCGCCATCCTCACTGAGAACTACGCAGGGAAATG gcCTCTGTGGCTCTCTCCTCGTCAGGTGATGGTCGTGCCCGTCAACACGTCCTTTGAGGATTACGCAAAGAAA GTGTGTGAGCAGTTTACAGAAGCTGGCTTCATGGCGGATGCTGACCTCGACTCCGGCTGTCTGCTGAACAAGAAGATCCGCAACGCTCAGCTGGCCCAGTATAACTTCATTCTAG TGGTCGGGGAGAAGGAGAAGATGACTAACGGCGTCAACGTGCGCACACGAGACAGCAAAGTCCACGGAGAGCTGTCGGTGTCCGAGGTGCTGGCCCGCCTGACCCTGCTCAAACAGAGCCGCTGTGCAAACGCCGAGGAGGAGTTCTGa